The following coding sequences lie in one Fusarium poae strain DAOMC 252244 chromosome 1, whole genome shotgun sequence genomic window:
- a CDS encoding hypothetical protein (MEROPS:MER0019360) — MSSSPSRSSSPTRASIEDLGDRSKVTPQQVIDKFWKQFTTKNPGKATTVIPSNTYTEFAAKRGNQVTTTSCQASYEDAAATCRAKVEKIVKECRRINKKYRDPHFDIEQDLKWGQKDCLRSLSNRDDFVPGEDLTPESVKRVGDIFDKPRFYIDGPTANDIRQGRNGDCWLIAALCTLSEKPGMIEKLCVAHDQDVGVYGFVFYRDGEWISEIVDDFLYLIKPDYDEGYLDRVLFDDIERVDPDEAYRRIYQSNSSALYFAQCAHPQETWLPLLEKCYAKAHGDYCSIEGGFGGEGLEDLTGGITSELATTDILDKEYFWKEQLLKVNDEFLFGCSTGIFGGGWGERKGIVEGHAYSIQKAIEIDGKRLLKVKNPWGKHEWTGPWSDGSKEWTAEWLQKLGHRFGDDGDFWISYEDLLRKYQAFERTRLFTPEWRVTQLWTSLSVPWALDYHDTHFSFTLSNSGPVVIALSQLDDRFFRGLEGQYRFELGFRLHKAGHSDYVVRSQTPFRMTRSVNVELDLEAGDYEVRVKINATRDHEILPIENVVKNNAKSRREKLLRIGLAYDLGHCKGRFVETPEEKIARQEHEKKIKQKKRDRIRAKILKDREDNHYLVKQDFQRSEHKRLKNKERRKLKEAALKAKREARQAEKKAIRAEKAAQRALRREAKAKAKAAAKAEAEAKEKAEEEAKEKAEAEKRVEGVAENPETDAPKPEEPMTPESDNSDEKEVAEENPTEDTPAEQATEEAKESKSDSDSDSESSSSSDEDTEEEVETDVESVGTLLDLADREIWIHVDNFTGEVPASDSDSSSDSESEAGDDAEKDPWNAVVVVGIRIFHKSLGEGEEDGDLNLKVIRPIRFGKNDEEVDVEKKCSTKVLDVDDSAKDATLVGDTQEKIRFIKGDSARRRTVTSMF, encoded by the exons ATGTCTTCGTCTCCTTCTCGTTCATCCTCTCCCACTAGGGCTTCCATTGAAGACTTGGGGGACCGATCAAAGGTTACACCTCAGCAGGTGATTGACAAGTTCTGGAAGCAGTTCACCACAAAAAACCCAGGAAAGG CAACAACTGTCATTCCCTCAAACACATACACCGAATTTGCTGCCAAAAGAGGTAACCAAGTCACCACAACAAGCTGCCAGGCCTCGTACGAAGACGCAGCAGCAACATGCCGCGCCAAAGTCGAAAAGATTGTCAAGGAGTGTCGTCGCATTAACAAAAAGTACCGCGATCCTCACTTTGACATCGAGCAGGACCTCAAATGGGGTCAGAAGGACTGTCTTAGGTCTCTCTCCAACAGAGATGATTTTGTTCCTGGTGAAGACCTCACACCTGAGAGTGTCAAGCGTGTCGGTGATATTTTCGATAAGCCTCGCTTCTACATCGATGGTCCCACTGCCAACGATATCCGGCAGGGCCGTAATGGAGATTGTTGGCTCATTGCTGCTCTTTGTACCCTGAGTGAGAAGCCGGGTATGATTGAGAAGCTATGCGTTGCCCACGATCAGGATGTTGGTGTCTATGGTTTCGTATTCTACCGCGATGGCGAGTGGATCTCGGAGATTGTTGACGATTTT CTCTATCTGATTAAGCCCGACTATGACGAGGGTTACCTTGACCGAGTTCTCTTTGATGATATCGAGCGGGTTGACCCAGACGAGGCCTACCGCCGCATTTACCAGTCCAACAGCAGCGCCCTCTATTTTGCACAGTGCGCCCACCCTCAAGAGACTTGGCTGCCTCTCCTTGAGAAATGCTATGCCAAGGCTCATGGTGACTATTGCTCTATTGAGGGTGGCTTTGGAGGCGAGGGTCTTGAGGATCTCACTGGAGGTATCACATCTGAGCTGGCCACAACTGATATCCTCGACAAG GAGTACTTTTGGAAGGAGCAGCTCCTAAAGGTCAACGATGAATTCCTGTTCGGCTGCAGCACTGGAATCTTTGGCGGCGGCTGGGGCGAGCGTAAGGGAATTGTTGAAGGCCACGCCTACTCTATCCAAAAGGCTATCGAAATCGATGGCAAACGAttgctcaaggtcaagaacccCTGGGGCAAACATGAATGGACTGGTCCATGGA GCGATGGGTCAAAGGAATGGACTGCCGAATGGCTTCAAAAGCTCGGCCATCGTTTCGGGGACGACGGAGACTTCTGGATCTCATACGAAGACTTACTTAGAAAGTACCAGGCTTTTGAGAGAACACGTCTCTTCACCCCTGAGTGGCGAGTCACTCAGCTCTGGACATCGCTATCCGTCCCCTGGGCCCTTGACTACCACGACACGCACTTTTCTTTCACCCTTTCTAACTCGGGTCCTGTTGTGATTGCTTTATCCCAGCTCGATGATCGTTTCTTCCGAGGTCTTGAGGGCCAATACCGTTTCGAGCTTGGCTTCCGTCTTCACAAGGCTGGCCACTCAGACTATGTCGTTCGCAGTCAGACTCCCTTCCGCATGACACGATCCGTCAATGTCGAGCTGGATCTCGAAGCAGGTGACTACGAGGTCCGCGTTAAGATCAACGCCACACGCGATCACGAAATCTTGCCCATTGAGAATGTCGTCAAGAACAACGCCAAATCACGACGCGAGAAGCTCCTCCGTATTGGTCTCGCCTACGACCTGGGCCACTGCAAGGGGCGATTCGTCGAGACGCCCGAAGAAAAGATTGCTCGACAGGAgcacgagaagaagatcaagcaGAAGAAGCGGGACAGAATCAGGGCCAAGATTCTCAAGGATCGCGAGGACAACCACTATCTCGTGAAGCAAGATTTCCAGAGGAGCGAGCACAAACGactcaagaacaaggagaGGAGGAAACTCAAGGAAGCTGCTCTGAAGGCTAAGCGGGAAGCTCGCCAAGCTGAGAAGAAAGCTATCAGGGCCGAGAAGGCTGCTCAGAGGGCACTGAGGCGTGAGGCtaaggccaaggccaaggcagcAGCAAAGGCAGAGGCGGAAGCAAAGGAGAAGGCTGAAGAAGAGGCCAAGGAGAAAGCAGAGGCCGAGAAAAGGGTTGAAGGGGTAGCTGAAAATCCCGAGACCGATGCTCCCAAGCCAGAAGAGCCTATGACTCCTGAGTCTGACAACTCAGATGAGAAGGAGGTCGCTGAGGAGAATCCTACCGAAGACACCCCTGCTGAACAAGCCACCGAAGAAGCCAAAGAATCCAAATCCGATTCTGATTCTGATTCTGagtcgtcatcttcgtctgATGAAGACACCGAAGAAGAGGTCGAGACTGACGTTGAAAGTGTCGGGACCCTTCTTGACCTAGCTGACCGAGAGATTTGGATCCACGTCGATAATTTCACTGGTGAAGTCCCAGCGTCAGACTCAGACTCGTCCTCCGACTCCGAATCCGAAGCCGGTGACGACGCCGAAAAGGACCCATGGAACGCTGTCGTTGTCGTCGGCATTCGCATCTTCCACAAAAGCCTGGGCGAGGGTGAAGAGGACGGCGATCTCAACCTCAAAGTGATCCGACCCATTCGGTTTGGCAAGAATGACGAGGAAGTCGATGTCGAAAAGAAGTGTAGTACCAAGGTCTTGGACGTGGACGATAGTGCTAAGGACGCTACGCTCGTGGGAGACACCCAGGAGAAGATCCGGTTCATCAAGGGGGATAGTGCGAGGAGAAGAACTGTTACGTCCATGTTCTGA